The following proteins are encoded in a genomic region of Pyrus communis chromosome 11, drPyrComm1.1, whole genome shotgun sequence:
- the LOC137709256 gene encoding ethylene-responsive transcription factor ERN1-like: MARKRKVSEGVEDNSATSSEGTMGWDEMVKEASAVAELGGARRARKRFVGVRQRPSGRWVAEIKDTIQKIRVWLGTFDTAEEAARAYDEAACLLRGANTRTNFWPCSHLPSSTPALPSKITNLLLQRLKARNNANSCSPPSSAPLPIINHQHDNNLHEQAAKTELSETYTDFLNDPEDYYITSSNNHDIITDHISASSIDYMTSSLESCLTNKETDHIEYGNLSELVQQTYSCGDANFAAEGSEEDVDPEQEQEEEMNGDQVGVIDFQFVDDIGASNSNCYSPSPFEIAEEIEEPVLEAESYTDEPSMLRAAMKRMKYERKFSASLYAFNGIPECLKLRIGSVNGNGKGRGVSECLSNLQRACGNKKEEEVVVTVGAAGEHQRNDSKQEEQGSSMDVSLSGDGELSLWSSLDLPPICFLSTN, encoded by the coding sequence ATGGCAAGGAAGAGAAAAGTTAGTGAGGGAGTGGAAGACAACAGCGCTACTTCAAGTGAGGGAACCATGGGTTGGGATGAGATGGTGAAGGAAGCTTCTGCTGTCGCCGAGCTAGGCGGAGCACGTAGGGCGCGAAAGCGCTTTGTTGGTGTCCGGCAAAGACCCTCTGGAAGATGGGTGGCCGAGATCAAGGATACCATtcaaaaaattagggtttggctAGGCACCTTTGACACTGCTGAGGAAGCAGCTAGGGCTTACGATGAGGCTGCCTGCTTGCTTCGCGGTGCCAACACCCGAACCAACTTCTGGCCTTGCTCCCATTTGCCTTCTTCAACCCCGGCGCTCCCCTCGAAGATCACAAACCTCCTCCTCCAGAGGCTGAAAGCAAGAAACAACGCCAACTCTtgctctcctccttcttctgcTCCTCTCCCTATCATCAACCACCAACACGATAACAATCTTCACGAACAAGCAGCAAAAACCGAATTGTCTGAAACATACACGGATTTCCTCAACGATCCCGAAGATTACTACATCACAAGCAGCAACAATCATGACATCATCACTGATCATATCAGTGCAAGCAGCATTGACTACATGACATCGAGCTTAGAGTCATGCTTAACTAACAAGGAAACTGATCACATAGAGTACGGTAACTTGAGTGAATTGGTGCAACAGACTTACAGCTGCGGAGATGCAAATTTCGCAGCAGAAGGATCGGAGGAAGATGTTGATccagaacaagaacaagaagaggaAATGAACGGAGATCAAGTTGGAGTTATAGACTTCCAGTTTGTCGATGATATCGGAGCATCCAACTCAAACTGCTACTCTCCATCGCCTTTCGAGATTGCTGAGGAGATAGAGGAGCCGGTTCTGGAGGCTGAGAGCTACACCGACGAGCCTTCGATGCTGAGAGCCGCCATGAAGAGAATGAAGTACGAGAGGAAGTTTTCGGCTTCTCTCTACGCCTTCAATGGGATTCCCGAGTGCTTGAAGTTAAGAATCGGATCGGTGAATGGGAATGGGAAAGGTAGAGGGGTGTCTGAGTGTTTGAGCAACCTTCAGAGAGCGTGCGGTAACAAGAAAGAAGAGGAGGTTGTTGTTACTGTGGGGGCGGCGGGGGAACACCAACGAAATGATTCGAAACAGGAGGAGCAGGGTTCATCAATGGATGTTTCTCTGAGTGGTGATGGTGAATTGTCACTCTGGAGCTCACTTGATCTGCCGCCAATCTGCTTTTTGTCAACTAATtag